The Syntrophorhabdaceae bacterium genome includes the window TTTCTCAGGGTGCCATTATCTTCAACGGTAAATTTTTTCAAGATTGTATACTGTACTTCAGCTATTTTTGCTCTGTCAACAAAATTTGTAAAAAACTCTCTGTCTCTGAAATCTTAAGATCTTCCTCGCATTTCCCAGGTTTGACAGAGGGGAACGCGTGTGATAGCATTGGGCATCAACGCCAAAGAGGTGGCGATGCGAATGAGAGGACGTGGCAAGACCTTCGATGATCTCAATGTTGGCGATGAGGTCATCACCATGGGTAGAACAGTCACAGAGGCCGACGTGGTCAATTTCGCCGGCATCTCCGGAGATTATCATCCCGAGCACACACATGAGGAATACGCGAGCAAGAGTCCGCTCGGCGGCCGGGTGGCCCACGGCATTCTCATCTCGGCGATGGCTTCCGGCATGGTCAATCAGACTGGCATAACGGAAGGGACGACCATCGCACTCCTCGAGATGAGAGAACGGTTTCTCAAGGCTGTCAGGTTCGGCGACACGATTCGGGCGGTATTCAGGATCGTAAACAAGAAGGAAACTAAAAAGCCGGACAGGGGGATTATCACGGCCAGTTTACAGGTGCTCAATCAAAGGGATGAGGCCGTTCTCGAGGCCGAGGTCGTAATCATGCTTTATAGAAGGGGTTATCCCCAATAGGCGCGGCTCTCCCCACGGAAATCAACAACGAGAACGAAATAGTAAGAAACAAAAAGGGAAGGTCCCCGGAATCGAGAAACCCTCCCTCACAATACAATACCGGTCTAAATTTACGCCATTGCTTTGAGTTTTTCCTGCAGGTTCTTCGTGGTCTCGGCCTCGATCTGTTTCGTCTTCTGTTTCATAATCCTGTCGCCGAACATGGCAAGTTTGCCTACGATGCTCACATCGACGGTATAGACGATCTCAACCTCGTCGCC containing:
- a CDS encoding MaoC/PaaZ C-terminal domain-containing protein is translated as MIALGINAKEVAMRMRGRGKTFDDLNVGDEVITMGRTVTEADVVNFAGISGDYHPEHTHEEYASKSPLGGRVAHGILISAMASGMVNQTGITEGTTIALLEMRERFLKAVRFGDTIRAVFRIVNKKETKKPDRGIITASLQVLNQRDEAVLEAEVVIMLYRRGYPQ